A genomic region of Nitrospirota bacterium contains the following coding sequences:
- a CDS encoding twin-arginine translocation signal domain-containing protein: MFLSRRQFLKVSAGTVAAAAIADKALALTALQPVIEVGNPLGDYPDRSWERVYHDQYRYDSSFTWCCSPNDTHGCRVRAFVRNGVVMRVEQNYDHQTYEDLYGNRGTFAHNPRMCLKGYTFHRRVYGPYRLKGPLMRKGWKEWMDAGSPELTPEIKRKYKFDARMLDDMLRVSWDTAFTYVAKAMIVIAQRYSGEAGARRLREQGYPPEMIEMMKGAGTRCFKHRAGMPVLGIVGKMGNTRMNGGVDTLLDAWIRKVGPNQAQGGRYWSNYTWHGDQNPAHPWWSGAQTSDIDLADMRFSKLNTSWGKNFVENKMPEAHWKLESIERGARIV, encoded by the coding sequence ATGTTCTTATCACGACGGCAATTCTTGAAAGTCTCGGCTGGCACGGTCGCGGCCGCGGCGATCGCCGACAAGGCCCTCGCCCTCACGGCCCTGCAGCCGGTCATCGAGGTGGGCAACCCCCTCGGCGACTATCCCGACCGCTCCTGGGAGCGGGTCTACCACGACCAGTACCGGTACGACTCCTCCTTCACCTGGTGCTGCTCCCCCAACGACACCCACGGCTGCCGCGTGCGCGCCTTCGTGCGCAACGGCGTCGTGATGCGGGTGGAGCAGAACTACGACCACCAGACCTACGAGGACCTCTACGGGAACCGCGGGACCTTCGCCCACAACCCGCGGATGTGCCTGAAGGGGTACACCTTCCACCGGCGCGTGTACGGGCCGTATCGGCTGAAGGGCCCGTTGATGCGCAAGGGCTGGAAGGAGTGGATGGACGCGGGCTCCCCGGAGCTCACGCCCGAGATCAAGCGCAAGTACAAGTTCGACGCCCGGATGCTCGACGACATGCTGCGCGTGTCCTGGGACACGGCCTTCACCTACGTGGCCAAGGCGATGATCGTCATCGCCCAGCGGTACAGCGGGGAGGCGGGGGCGCGGCGGCTGCGGGAGCAGGGCTATCCGCCGGAGATGATCGAGATGATGAAGGGGGCGGGCACCCGCTGCTTCAAGCACCGGGCGGGCATGCCGGTCCTCGGCATCGTCGGCAAGATGGGCAACACCAGGATGAACGGAGGGGTGGACACCCTCCTGGACGCCTGGATCCGCAAGGTAGGCCCCAACCAGGCGCAGGGCGGCCGCTACTGGTCGAACTACACCTGGCACGGGGACCAGAACCCGGCCCACCCCTGGTGGTCGGGCGCCCAGACCTCTGACATCGACCTCGCGGACATGCGCTTCAGCAAGCTGAACACGAGCTGGGGCAAGAACTTCGTCGAGAACAAGATGCCGGAGGCCCACTGGAAGCTGGAGAGCATCGAGCGGGGTGCCCGGATCGTGG